Proteins encoded in a region of the Elaeis guineensis isolate ETL-2024a chromosome 7, EG11, whole genome shotgun sequence genome:
- the LOC105049016 gene encoding palmitoyl-acyl carrier protein thioesterase, chloroplastic isoform X1, which produces MMATTARSSSISLCLRRWEAGKIEGVPKVGVVVGWARKREVRGLCVKGDGDGYQVSVDTVNGRKVNGVVHGSDASLYVGRGMGLGAEDGGGMVSVDSFKLGRFVEDRFVYRQAFVIRSYEIGPDETATMETLMNLLQETALNHVMSSGLASDGFGATHEMNLRKLIWVVTRINIQVDKYSRWGDVVEIDTWVAASGKNGMRRDWIIRDYNTKRIIARATSKWVMMNRETRMLSKIPEQVKEEVRPFYLDRKVIHESSEDKIDKLTDETAENIISGLAPRWSDMDVNQHVNNVKYIGWILESVPMNVLEEYHLTSITLQYRRECRQSQLLESLTSMTTSDTEENATRTSLCKPDLGSTHLLRLQEDKAEVIRARAEWRRKQQA; this is translated from the exons ATGATGGCAACGACTGCAAGGAGCAGCAGCATCAGTTTGTGCCTTCGCAGGTGGGAGGCTGGGAAGATAGAGGGAGTTCCAAAGGTTGGTGTGGTTGTGGGTTGGGCGAGGAAGAGAGAAGTGCGGGGCTTATGTGTGAAAGGTGATGGTGATGGTTATCAAGTGAGTGTCGATACGGTTAATGGGAGGAAGGTTAATGGGGTGGTGCATGGGAGTGATGCTTCTTTGTATGTGGGGAGGGGTATGGGGTTGGGGGCTGAGGATGGGGGTGGGATGGTCTCTGTTGATTCCTTTAAGCTTGGAAGGTTTGTGGAGGATAGGTTTGTTTACAGACAGGCATTTGTGATCAGGTCCTATGAGATTGGGCCTGACGAGACTGCCACAATGGAGACACTTATGAATCTACTTCAG GAGACAGCTCTGAACCATGTGATGAGCTCTGGCCTTGCCagtgatgggtttggtgcaaccCATGAGATGAACCTAAGGAAACTCATATGGGTTGTCACTCGTATAAACATCCAAGTTGACAAGTACAGCCGCTG GGGAGATGTGGTTGAGATTGATACTTGGGTTGCAGCATCTGGGAAAAATGGGATGCGTAGAGACTGGATCATCCGGGACTACAACACCAAAAGGATAATAGCAAGAGCTACAAG CAAGTGGGTAATGATGAATAGAGAAACAAGAATGTTATCTAAGATACCTGAACAGGTGAAGGAAGAAGTTAGACCCTTCTATTTGGACAGAAAAGTTATTCATGAAAGCAGTGAAGACAAAATTGACAAGCTCACCGATGAAACAGCAGAGAACATAATATCAGGTTTAGCA CCAAGATGGAGCGATATGGATGTCAATCAGCATGTGAACAATGTCAAATATATCGGGTGGATCTTGGAG AGTGTGCCGATGAATGTGTTAGAGGAATACCATCTCACAAGCATCACATTGCAGTACCGTCGTGAATGCCGGCAATCTCAGTTGCTGGAGTCCCTCACAAGCATGACAACAAGCGACACTGAGGAAAACGCTACTAGAACAAGTTTATGCAAACCAGATTTGGGAAGCACCCACCTGCTTCGCTTGCAAGAGGATAAAGCCGAGGTGATAAGAGCAAGGGCAGAATGGCGACGCAAACAGCAAGCATGA
- the LOC105049016 gene encoding palmitoyl-acyl carrier protein thioesterase, chloroplastic isoform X2 produces MMATTARSSSISLCLRRWEAGKIEGVPKVGVVVGWARKREVRGLCVKGDGDGYQVSVDTVNGRKVNGVVHGSDASLYVGRGMGLGAEDGGGMVSVDSFKLGRFVEDRFVYRQAFVIRSYEIGPDETATMETLMNLLQETALNHVMSSGLASDGFGATHEMNLRKLIWVVTRINIQVDKYSRWGDVVEIDTWVAASGKNGMRRDWIIRDYNTKRIIARATSKWVMMNRETRMLSKIPEQVKEEVRPFYLDRKVIHESSEDKIDKLTDETAENIISAKMERYGCQSACEQCQIYRVDLGVHHWGKVRHSDLQGGISTIFLKGEQYIYRRNICCYFC; encoded by the exons ATGATGGCAACGACTGCAAGGAGCAGCAGCATCAGTTTGTGCCTTCGCAGGTGGGAGGCTGGGAAGATAGAGGGAGTTCCAAAGGTTGGTGTGGTTGTGGGTTGGGCGAGGAAGAGAGAAGTGCGGGGCTTATGTGTGAAAGGTGATGGTGATGGTTATCAAGTGAGTGTCGATACGGTTAATGGGAGGAAGGTTAATGGGGTGGTGCATGGGAGTGATGCTTCTTTGTATGTGGGGAGGGGTATGGGGTTGGGGGCTGAGGATGGGGGTGGGATGGTCTCTGTTGATTCCTTTAAGCTTGGAAGGTTTGTGGAGGATAGGTTTGTTTACAGACAGGCATTTGTGATCAGGTCCTATGAGATTGGGCCTGACGAGACTGCCACAATGGAGACACTTATGAATCTACTTCAG GAGACAGCTCTGAACCATGTGATGAGCTCTGGCCTTGCCagtgatgggtttggtgcaaccCATGAGATGAACCTAAGGAAACTCATATGGGTTGTCACTCGTATAAACATCCAAGTTGACAAGTACAGCCGCTG GGGAGATGTGGTTGAGATTGATACTTGGGTTGCAGCATCTGGGAAAAATGGGATGCGTAGAGACTGGATCATCCGGGACTACAACACCAAAAGGATAATAGCAAGAGCTACAAG CAAGTGGGTAATGATGAATAGAGAAACAAGAATGTTATCTAAGATACCTGAACAGGTGAAGGAAGAAGTTAGACCCTTCTATTTGGACAGAAAAGTTATTCATGAAAGCAGTGAAGACAAAATTGACAAGCTCACCGATGAAACAGCAGAGAACATAATATCAG CCAAGATGGAGCGATATGGATGTCAATCAGCATGTGAACAATGTCAAATATATCGGGTGGATCTTGGAG TGCATCACTGGGGCAAGGTTCGGCATTCAGACCTACAAGGTGGCATTTCCACCATATTTCTGAAAGGagagcaatacatttacagaagAAATATATGTTGCTATTTCTGCTAA
- the LOC105049016 gene encoding palmitoyl-acyl carrier protein thioesterase, chloroplastic isoform X4, translating into MMATTARSSSISLCLRRWEAGKIEGVPKVGVVVGWARKREVRGLCVKGDGDGYQVSVDTVNGRKVNGVVHGSDASLYVGRGMGLGAEDGGGMVSVDSFKLGRFVEDRFVYRQAFVIRSYEIGPDETATMETLMNLLQETALNHVMSSGLASDGFGATHEMNLRKLIWVVTRINIQVDKYSRWGDVVEIDTWVAASGKNGMRRDWIIRDYNTKRIIARATSKWVMMNRETRMLSKIPEQVKEEVRPFYLDRKVIHESSEDKIDKLTDETAENIISAKMERYGCQSACEQCQIYRVDLGECADECVRGIPSHKHHIAVPS; encoded by the exons ATGATGGCAACGACTGCAAGGAGCAGCAGCATCAGTTTGTGCCTTCGCAGGTGGGAGGCTGGGAAGATAGAGGGAGTTCCAAAGGTTGGTGTGGTTGTGGGTTGGGCGAGGAAGAGAGAAGTGCGGGGCTTATGTGTGAAAGGTGATGGTGATGGTTATCAAGTGAGTGTCGATACGGTTAATGGGAGGAAGGTTAATGGGGTGGTGCATGGGAGTGATGCTTCTTTGTATGTGGGGAGGGGTATGGGGTTGGGGGCTGAGGATGGGGGTGGGATGGTCTCTGTTGATTCCTTTAAGCTTGGAAGGTTTGTGGAGGATAGGTTTGTTTACAGACAGGCATTTGTGATCAGGTCCTATGAGATTGGGCCTGACGAGACTGCCACAATGGAGACACTTATGAATCTACTTCAG GAGACAGCTCTGAACCATGTGATGAGCTCTGGCCTTGCCagtgatgggtttggtgcaaccCATGAGATGAACCTAAGGAAACTCATATGGGTTGTCACTCGTATAAACATCCAAGTTGACAAGTACAGCCGCTG GGGAGATGTGGTTGAGATTGATACTTGGGTTGCAGCATCTGGGAAAAATGGGATGCGTAGAGACTGGATCATCCGGGACTACAACACCAAAAGGATAATAGCAAGAGCTACAAG CAAGTGGGTAATGATGAATAGAGAAACAAGAATGTTATCTAAGATACCTGAACAGGTGAAGGAAGAAGTTAGACCCTTCTATTTGGACAGAAAAGTTATTCATGAAAGCAGTGAAGACAAAATTGACAAGCTCACCGATGAAACAGCAGAGAACATAATATCAG CCAAGATGGAGCGATATGGATGTCAATCAGCATGTGAACAATGTCAAATATATCGGGTGGATCTTGGAG AGTGTGCCGATGAATGTGTTAGAGGAATACCATCTCACAAGCATCACATTGCAGTACCGTCGTGA
- the LOC105049016 gene encoding palmitoyl-acyl carrier protein thioesterase, chloroplastic isoform X3 → MMATTARSSSISLCLRRWEAGKIEGVPKVGVVVGWARKREVRGLCVKGDGDGYQVSVDTVNGRKVNGVVHGSDASLYVGRGMGLGAEDGGGMVSVDSFKLGRFVEDRFVYRQAFVIRSYEIGPDETATMETLMNLLQETALNHVMSSGLASDGFGATHEMNLRKLIWVVTRINIQVDKYSRWGDVVEIDTWVAASGKNGMRRDWIIRDYNTKRIIARATSKWVMMNRETRMLSKIPEQVKEEVRPFYLDRKVIHESSEDKIDKLTDETAENIISGLAPRWSDMDVNQHVNNVKYIGWILECITGARFGIQTYKVAFPPYF, encoded by the exons ATGATGGCAACGACTGCAAGGAGCAGCAGCATCAGTTTGTGCCTTCGCAGGTGGGAGGCTGGGAAGATAGAGGGAGTTCCAAAGGTTGGTGTGGTTGTGGGTTGGGCGAGGAAGAGAGAAGTGCGGGGCTTATGTGTGAAAGGTGATGGTGATGGTTATCAAGTGAGTGTCGATACGGTTAATGGGAGGAAGGTTAATGGGGTGGTGCATGGGAGTGATGCTTCTTTGTATGTGGGGAGGGGTATGGGGTTGGGGGCTGAGGATGGGGGTGGGATGGTCTCTGTTGATTCCTTTAAGCTTGGAAGGTTTGTGGAGGATAGGTTTGTTTACAGACAGGCATTTGTGATCAGGTCCTATGAGATTGGGCCTGACGAGACTGCCACAATGGAGACACTTATGAATCTACTTCAG GAGACAGCTCTGAACCATGTGATGAGCTCTGGCCTTGCCagtgatgggtttggtgcaaccCATGAGATGAACCTAAGGAAACTCATATGGGTTGTCACTCGTATAAACATCCAAGTTGACAAGTACAGCCGCTG GGGAGATGTGGTTGAGATTGATACTTGGGTTGCAGCATCTGGGAAAAATGGGATGCGTAGAGACTGGATCATCCGGGACTACAACACCAAAAGGATAATAGCAAGAGCTACAAG CAAGTGGGTAATGATGAATAGAGAAACAAGAATGTTATCTAAGATACCTGAACAGGTGAAGGAAGAAGTTAGACCCTTCTATTTGGACAGAAAAGTTATTCATGAAAGCAGTGAAGACAAAATTGACAAGCTCACCGATGAAACAGCAGAGAACATAATATCAGGTTTAGCA CCAAGATGGAGCGATATGGATGTCAATCAGCATGTGAACAATGTCAAATATATCGGGTGGATCTTGGAG TGCATCACTGGGGCAAGGTTCGGCATTCAGACCTACAAGGTGGCATTTCCACCATATTTCTGA
- the LOC140859086 gene encoding uncharacterized protein, which yields MREGERIVVECNQLGQPIKKAACLLTSFLGTVARRPQLCLLGYAKWNDMLPTYKVELLRDMESKFVLPPSTHDFVMKSLNRKWKEYRAQLKRDYMR from the exons ATGCGTGAGGGTGAGAGAATTGTTGTGGAGTGTAATcaactaggtcagccaattaagaaagctgcctgcttattgacttcatttttggggactgttgctcgaaggcctcagctatgtctgttgggctatgcaaaatggaatgacatgcttccaacgtacaaagttgagctcctccgagatatggag agcaagtttgttctccctccatccactcatgattttgtaatgaagtctctcaaccgcaaatggaaagaatatagagcacaattgaagagggactatatgagatag